A portion of the Agrobacterium tumefaciens genome contains these proteins:
- a CDS encoding ABC transporter substrate-binding protein yields MRRHLMTTTAAMLLAMTGSAFAGMEEAKQFLDKEIGDMSSLSRADQEKELQWFIDAAKPFAGMDIKVVSESLTTHEYESKVLAPAFTAITGIKVTHDIIQEGDVVEKIQTQMQTGQNLYDGWVNDSDLIGTHWRYQQVRNLTDFMANEGKDVTNPGLDLKDFIGSAFTTAPDKKLYQLPDQQFANLYWFRYDWFNDDKNKADFKAKYGYDLGVPVNWSAYEDIAEFFTGRDVGGKKVFGHMDYGKKDPSLGWRFTDAWLSMAGNGDKGLPNGLPVDEWGIKVNDKSQPVGSCVARGGDTNGPASVYSIEKYLEWLKKFAPPEAQGMTFSESGPVPAQGNIAQQIFWYTAFTADMAKPGLPVVNEDGSPKWRVAPSPHGVYWKDGMKLGYQDVGSWTLMKSTPDDRAKAAWLYAQFVTSKTVDVKKSHVGLTFIRDTTIHHKSFTDRAAKLGGLIEFYRSPARVQWSPTGTNVPDYPKLAQLWWQAIGDASSGAKTAQAAMDSLCAEQEKVMARIERAGVQGDIGPKLAEEHDIDYWNKDAVSKGNLAPQLKIANEKEKPVTVNYDELVKSWQK; encoded by the coding sequence ATGCGACGGCATCTGATGACGACGACGGCAGCCATGCTGCTGGCAATGACAGGTTCCGCTTTCGCCGGAATGGAGGAGGCAAAGCAATTTCTGGACAAGGAAATCGGCGATATGTCGTCGCTTTCGCGTGCAGATCAGGAAAAGGAACTGCAATGGTTTATCGATGCCGCCAAACCTTTTGCTGGCATGGACATCAAGGTCGTTTCCGAATCCCTGACAACACATGAATATGAATCGAAGGTCCTGGCACCGGCGTTTACCGCTATTACTGGCATCAAGGTCACGCACGACATCATCCAGGAAGGTGACGTCGTCGAAAAGATTCAGACCCAGATGCAGACCGGCCAGAACCTCTATGACGGCTGGGTGAATGACAGCGACCTCATCGGCACGCATTGGCGTTACCAGCAGGTGCGCAACCTCACGGATTTCATGGCAAATGAGGGCAAGGACGTCACCAATCCTGGCCTAGATCTCAAGGATTTCATCGGCAGCGCCTTTACGACGGCACCGGACAAGAAGCTCTACCAGCTTCCTGACCAGCAATTCGCGAACCTGTACTGGTTCCGCTACGACTGGTTCAACGACGACAAGAACAAGGCGGATTTCAAGGCCAAATACGGCTACGACCTTGGTGTGCCCGTAAACTGGTCGGCTTATGAGGATATTGCCGAATTCTTCACCGGCCGTGATGTCGGCGGCAAGAAGGTCTTCGGCCATATGGACTATGGCAAGAAGGACCCGTCGCTTGGCTGGCGCTTCACCGATGCCTGGCTTTCCATGGCCGGCAACGGCGACAAGGGCCTGCCAAACGGCCTGCCTGTCGATGAATGGGGCATCAAGGTCAACGACAAGTCGCAGCCGGTCGGCTCGTGCGTGGCACGCGGCGGCGATACTAACGGTCCGGCGTCGGTCTATTCCATCGAGAAATATCTCGAATGGCTGAAGAAATTTGCGCCGCCAGAAGCGCAGGGCATGACCTTCTCCGAATCCGGTCCGGTGCCGGCGCAGGGTAACATTGCCCAGCAGATCTTCTGGTACACGGCCTTCACTGCCGATATGGCCAAGCCCGGCCTGCCTGTCGTGAACGAGGACGGTTCGCCGAAATGGCGCGTCGCACCTTCCCCGCATGGCGTCTACTGGAAGGACGGCATGAAGCTCGGTTATCAGGACGTGGGTTCGTGGACGCTGATGAAATCCACCCCTGACGATCGCGCCAAGGCCGCATGGCTTTATGCGCAGTTCGTAACTTCCAAGACCGTGGATGTGAAGAAGAGCCATGTTGGTCTGACCTTCATTCGCGATACCACCATCCATCACAAGAGCTTCACGGACCGGGCCGCCAAGCTTGGTGGTCTGATCGAGTTCTATCGCTCGCCCGCTCGCGTGCAATGGTCGCCAACCGGCACCAACGTGCCTGACTATCCGAAGCTGGCGCAGCTCTGGTGGCAGGCAATTGGCGATGCATCTTCGGGTGCCAAAACCGCTCAAGCCGCAATGGACTCGCTCTGCGCCGAGCAGGAAAAAGTCATGGCCCGTATCGAGCGCGCCGGTGTGCAGGGCGATATCGGCCCAAAACTGGCGGAAGAACACGATATCGACTACTGGAACAAGGACGCCGTTTCGAAGGGCAATCTGGCACCGCAGCTGAAGATTGCCAACGAAAAGGAAAAGCCGGTCACCGTCAATTACGACGAGCTGGTCAAAAGCTGGCAGAAGTAA
- a CDS encoding DUF2160 domain-containing protein, whose translation MTKMPDFTWMAWTWQTAAFFGAIAVLLVGMWFWEQLSPGGNPRFGLLRFETTRGDRLFISLLGSAFIHLAWLGLIGPNLWWALALSAVYAIGVFRFV comes from the coding sequence ATGACGAAGATGCCCGATTTCACCTGGATGGCATGGACCTGGCAGACGGCCGCGTTTTTCGGTGCCATCGCCGTGTTGCTGGTTGGGATGTGGTTCTGGGAACAGCTCTCGCCCGGCGGCAACCCCCGCTTCGGCCTGCTGCGTTTCGAGACAACGCGTGGCGACAGGTTGTTCATTTCGCTGCTCGGCAGCGCTTTCATTCATCTTGCATGGCTCGGGCTGATCGGCCCGAACCTGTGGTGGGCTCTCGCTCTGTCGGCGGTTTACGCAATTGGCGTTTTCCGTTTCGTCTAG
- a CDS encoding carbohydrate ABC transporter permease, with translation MSASDVTTSVELNGIGNPPVRASSARISGLAANSRSRRRHGPSRFSWLVPTIYIILLLVPIYWLINMSFKTNTEIVSSMTLYPHQPTLQNYRTIFTDSSWYSGYINSIIYVVMNMVISVSAALPAAYAFSRYRFLGDKHLFFWLLTNRMAPPAVFALPFFQLYSAFGLIDTHIAVALAHCLFNVPLAVWILEGFMSGVPKEIDETAYIDGYSFPKFFVKIFMPLIASGIGVACFFSFMFSWVELLIARTLTTTDAKPIAATMTRTVSAAGMDWGLLAAAGVLTLIPGALVIWFVRNYIAKGFALGRV, from the coding sequence ATGAGCGCCTCTGATGTCACCACAAGCGTGGAACTCAACGGTATCGGCAATCCACCGGTAAGAGCCAGTTCGGCAAGAATATCAGGCCTTGCTGCGAATTCACGATCGCGCCGCCGCCATGGGCCATCGCGCTTTTCCTGGCTGGTGCCGACGATCTACATCATCCTGCTGCTCGTGCCGATCTACTGGCTTATCAATATGAGCTTCAAGACGAACACAGAAATCGTCTCGTCGATGACGCTTTATCCGCACCAGCCGACGTTGCAGAATTATCGGACGATCTTCACGGATTCATCCTGGTATTCGGGTTACATCAACTCGATCATCTACGTCGTCATGAACATGGTGATCTCGGTCTCGGCGGCACTCCCGGCGGCCTATGCCTTCTCCCGTTACCGCTTCCTGGGCGACAAGCACCTGTTCTTCTGGCTTTTGACCAACCGCATGGCGCCACCTGCCGTCTTCGCGCTGCCCTTCTTCCAGCTCTATTCCGCTTTCGGGCTGATCGACACGCATATTGCCGTGGCGCTGGCGCATTGCCTGTTCAACGTGCCGCTGGCGGTGTGGATTCTCGAAGGTTTCATGTCGGGTGTACCGAAGGAAATCGACGAGACCGCCTATATTGACGGCTATTCCTTCCCGAAATTCTTCGTGAAGATTTTCATGCCGCTCATTGCCTCCGGCATCGGTGTCGCCTGTTTCTTCAGCTTCATGTTCTCGTGGGTCGAGCTTCTGATCGCCCGCACGCTGACGACGACCGACGCCAAGCCGATTGCCGCGACCATGACGAGAACCGTTTCCGCCGCCGGCATGGACTGGGGCCTGCTTGCCGCCGCCGGCGTGCTGACACTCATACCCGGTGCGCTGGTGATCTGGTTTGTTCGCAATTACATCGCCAAGGGCTTTGCGCTGGGGAGGGTTTGA